A stretch of DNA from Rattus rattus isolate New Zealand chromosome 1, Rrattus_CSIRO_v1, whole genome shotgun sequence:
AGCATATGATggaatattttacaataaaatgtatatttagtgAAAAAAATTTTCTATTAAGCACTTCCTTGTTTTCCCTAGGGTGATACAATTCTGGAGACTGGAGAAGTAATTCCACCAATGAGAGATTTTCCTGATAAACATCATTGAAGAgctcttaaaaatttaaaagacttgTGTAACAGCACAAGTATGTTCCTAATGTGCTGTATTTACTGAATCTATTTcctagaaaagtaattaataaaacttATTCCTGTCCTTGTCACTGTACTTGTTACTGTCTCCGATTTGAGACTAACAGTAGAAAGATAAATACTAAACAGGGCTATTAGCtactttttttgtctgttttgataaGTAGGATGCAAAACTCTTTATAGTCACATAGTTTTGTTTACATACTGATTTGACATGAGGATGTAAAGTGTCTGGAGCACGAGAATGAAAATCTCCGACCTGATACAGAAAGGGTTGTCTGACCTTTTCGAAAAATTGGCATGTTAACGCATATCACAAAAGACCATACACAAATTTGCATTGTGAATTTTACTTTTGAGTCTACATAGGTGCCATTTGAGGAAAAGAACGGTTTGTTAAGAATTACAAAAGTTCATTCAGAAGAATTTGTCTGGAAACTCCTTTTGTAGCTGCCGTCGTGCAGCTACAGTTGATGCATAGATGACGAATCCCCAAGAGAGCAAGACGATTGCAAGTAGCAActaaaaggagggaggaaaagcaaaaagaaaaatcagtgtgCTGGATTCTTTCCCTAAGGCCTAGTTACCAGCTACAGGAGGAAAGGTCTCACAGACCCTAAAATGCAGCCTAGAAGCAAGCAGGCCCTGCAACCACTGACGTCAGAGGCGGAAAAGCGTGTCCTCCAGGAAGAGGCGGAGCTGAGGGCAGGGCGTGAACGATCAATTTAGGAATGGGTTTTGGAGTTCCTAGCTGCGAGCAAACTGCCTGCCTTCGGCTTGCGGGTCCTGGGATGGGGCACTCTAGAGCTCCCCTGTTCCCGGTACCTACCGAGGAGTAAGTCCAGTCCAGGTTTCGGCGACTCACCGGCATCATGGTAAGGGAGCAGCGGGGACGGGGTGGCGCGGGCCCTACAGCCCGCTCCCGGGCGCAGTACACTCCGGTGCAGCAGCCATTTTTCAGCGGGGCTCTGCGCGCTCTCCAACCCCCCCCTCCCAGCTTCCGCCCGGAGTTGCAACGCATCACGTGATCCGGGCCTAGCCCGCCTTTCAGGagggaataaaagagaaaatgcaaagatCGCGCCTTTTTTGCGCTCAGATAGGAATTCCTTAACTGCTTTATTCTGCAGTTGCAGTGCGGTACTAATACAAAATAGTGTGCCATCTTGTGCATGTAAAAATTTAATTGCAAATAGTCCACCCTGAAAGAATCAAAGTTGCCGCCCCACACCCACATCCGTTTCCACAAAATGCGGATAGACATTCATGTTTATGTTTGACTTAAACAGTGTCATCTACTCTTTTACGTAACTAAAACTGGTAACTGTTAATTGAGCCATTCATCAAGAACAAATAGAATATTATCTCTGATTGCTGATGGTGAATCTGCCAGTCAACAAGTGTTGACCGGACGTTTATCGAATGCTTAGGACTTCAGCAAGTTTGAAATACTAAGTCCCAAGAAAGGCGGCTTGGCAGGCAAACTAGCAGTTCAGCACAGTGGAGGCTTGGCCGGCAGAGGCTGTGCTGCGCCGCTTTGGGCTCAGATACAATTTTAGTGTGATTTCCGAGAATGGAAAGCGGAAAGCAGGCCGCAGCGAGTTATGGCGGGGTGAAAGAGATGCCTAGTGTTCATCCCAGCTGAAATAGACGTAAGAATCAGGTTGCTCTGGGAGCTCTGTGACACCATAGAGATTCTAACAACTTGTTAAACTGGTGAGGTTCCCTAGATACAGAGGCAGCGTTTCTGCATATTTGGCTGTGATTCTGGAGTTTGTGCTGTGCCCCCCGCGGTGGGGGCAGGGTCTGGTGTCTGTGCCGCAGGTCCCGCCCCCTGCGTGCGCTTGCTGTACGCATGCGTCCAGAGCGCGGGGGTGGAGGGCCGTGTTTTGCTGCGCGGGCTGGGGGGGTTGGTCTCgccttctctccacccccaaaCTGCCTTTGGTGATGAGCGTTCTACGTCACAGGGGTCGCAGCCGCCGCCACCGGGGTCTCCGCTGTCTCGCGAGGAGGGTGAAGCGCCCCCTCTGGCGCCTGCCGAGGAGGGTAGGCGCAGAAGCCGCCGGGTACGCCTTCGCGGATCCTGCCGCCACCGACCGAGCCTCCTGGGCCGGCGGGAGCTGGCTTCTAGCGGCCCAGCGGTCCCTGCCACCGCGTCCTCGGAGGTGAGTCGTCCGGGAACAATGGGTGAGAGGTTGGTGGGCCAGGGAGCAGCCCTGTGGTCCGGG
This window harbors:
- the Smim27 gene encoding small integral membrane protein 27, whose amino-acid sequence is MMPVSRRNLDWTYSSLLLAIVLLSWGFVIYASTVAARRQLQKEFPDKFF